AAGGGCAGGAAAATTCTTGGGCCACCCAGTTCCATCTTGGCATGCAAATTTATGCCCAATTACAAAACAATTCATGACTCagcaggtttaaaaaaaaaaaaacctgtagtGATTCAATATAAGGCATTTTTAAACATTATAGTTAGGGAGGTAGCTTTTTTGAGTATTATTGCCTCACCTAAATGGTAAattttcttattccatttttttttttttttttttaggttcgcCTGGCCCTGATGCATGCCGAGTATTTCATGAACAATGTTAAAATGAATGACTATGTGAAAGACAGTGAAGAGTGCAAGCCGGTCATTATTAATGCCCTAAAGGCCATGTATGACCTAAACATGAATGGACCCTCCAACTCTGACTTCACCAACCCCCTCACCCGGCCCCGTCTGCCCTATGCCATCTTGTTTGCAATTGGTGGCTGGAGTGGTGGGAGCCCCACCAATGCCATTGAAGCATATGATGCCCGGGCAGACAGGTGGGTGAACGTCACTTGTGAGGAGGAGAGCCCTCGTGCCTACCATGGGGCAGCATACTTGAAAGGCTATGTTTATATCATTGGCGGGTTCGACAGCGTGGACTATTTCAACAGTGTCAAGCGATTTGACCCAGTCAAGAAAACTTGGCACCAAGTTGCCCCAATGCACTCAAGACGTTGCTATGTCAGTGTGACTGTCCTCAGCAACTTCATTTATGCCATGGGGGGATTTGATGGCTATGTGCGTCTCAACACGGCTGAACGGTATGAGCCAGAGACTAATCAATGGACCCTCATCGCCCCCATGCACGAACAGAGAAGTGATGCAAGTGCCACAACCCTGTATGGAAAGGTAAAGAACCGGGGTGTGTGGAATCTTTTCCTGCTATCCCACAGGCTTGACAACAAAGACAAAACCTTGATATTAAAACTGGCCTTTCTAGCCCAAACTTTACTGCCCAAACTCCCTTTATCCTGATGGGGAACAGAAAATATGGCTATAACATGCTCTAATGGTTTAAttaacaattatctttttttattaaatttttcagTACTGACTGCACACAAAGCAATATAGAAGCTTTCTGCAGTCTGGCAATGGTGTCAAGGGTCAGTGAAATTGTAAAAAGGTGAGAAGTGGGATGAATAAAAACAGGGGCTAGGTAATTCATACACAGTCTAGATGCTCAGCCCCTGAAAAAGAGTGGACTAgtatgttaaaaaatattaatggagTAAAATACAATAACTTTCAGTAAATAGAAGTAAATCAGCTGGCTATAGAAGGCTTATGCCTTTTcccaaaaactaattggaataGCACTTAATATTTTGTTCCTCAATATGAAAACATTTCTgacccatttttattttatattttagagatttTGTATATTCCTCTCAGCACTTTAATTGAGTACTGACATATAACAAGCCTCaataaagttatttaaatagtacaaaaacaaaactaacaacGCAAACCTTGGCACTGAAACTTTGGCATTATCCCAGTGAAATGGGTTTAAAGTGCCTGTGGAGAAAAGCTCAgtgtggaaaaggaaaaagaagaaattaactaTGCAGGAACCCAAGTTGGATGAAAAACAAGACAAATAGAATgggtaataaaaattaatttatgccTTAACTTCCCATTGGAATTGAAAGACTCTAGAATAAGCTACACCATGAGAAATCGTGTACTCGGGGAATATTTAAGCACAGACTTATTTTCTCTCAGTGGGATGACTTAAGTGAATTCTTGCCCCACAAGTAAGGACATGGGTGAGCTGATGTTGAAGCCCAGGATTTTAAAATGTACAGCATTGTCTTCATGGTAGAGTATTCTTTACTCCAAATGACTATAATCGTCACTACAGGTAATTCTGTTTAAATAGGTCTACATATGTGGTGGATTTAACGGAAATGAATGCCTGTTTACAGCAGAAGTATACAATACTGAGAGTAATCAGTGGACTGTCATAGCACCCATGAGAAGCAGAAGGAGCGGAATAGGAGTAATAGCTTATGGAGAACACGTATATGCGGTAAGAAGACAACTTGGTTAGTCTATCAACAACCATGTTAAGTTTAGAATCTAGCCCCACATTTTCTGTCATTAAAATGACCTAGCCTCGCAAGCTGGTTCTTAATCAAAGGGAAATATTCTACTAGAAGGTAATGGAGGCAGATGAATAATCAATAGGACAGGAGTGGCTAAGTCTATGTGAAATAAGCCACTCTTTTCCAGctcttttaaaaaacagaagcaaTGGTTACCAACCATTATTTCCTTGCTTGTCTACAGGTAGGCGGCTTTGATGGAGCTAATCGACTTAGGAGTGCAGAAGCCTACAGCCCTGTGGCCAACACATGGCGCACAATCCCCACCATGTTTAATCCTCGTAGCAATTTTGGCATCGAAGTGGTGGATGACCTCTTATTTGTGGTGGGGGGTTTCAATGGCTTCACCACTACATTTAATGTTGAGTGCTATGATGAAAAGACTGATGAATGGTATGATGCTCATGACATGAGTATATACCGCAGTGCTCTGAGCTGCTGTGTGGTACCAGGGCTAGCCAATGTCGGGGAATATGCAGCTAGACGGGACAACTTCACAGGATTAGCACTGCGAGATGAAGTAAAGTATTCTGCTTCGACAAGTACCCTACCTGTATGAGCCTCTTCATTTAGCTAATAAAAAGTCTAAGCAATAagtattaattctttttttaaataaatgcagtGCTTAAACTTGGAAGAGTATTGGAAAATGTTCCACTTGAGGGAGCCAGGGGTAGGGATGAAGGGGATGGGAGGGGAAAGGGCAATTATATTTAGCAATTTACACCAGAAAACGCAGTATGAAACAGACCTAAAGAAATAagtttatttaattaaaacagtTACATTGAAACAATTAGTGGGATAGCTTAACATAGAATAACagatattattttacaatatTCAGTCTCATATAGCCTTAAACACTATGTAATTCTAACTAAAAGGGagaggtcatttaaaaaaaaaaaaatctctgcaatACAATAGGGGACATCAATACTGTGAAGTCCAAGAAATTAACCTTATCTATTCATAAATGTCAACAAGCCCTAGGTACACAGATCAGTATGAGACTATTTAAACATCTAACAAGGTatactttttaaatatgtatgtaacAAAATAGGATTAAGTTCTGTATAAGACTACTGTGGTATTCATACTTTCACTTAAGTTGTTTATATTAGATGAACTCactatagccaaaaaaaaaataataataataataacttcaaaACTAAGGTACTACACAAAGGCATTCTCAACAAAGTGCAATAATCGTGGATATCAAATTGAATCTTCCACAGCAAAGTAATAATCACTATGTATTCTAAAGTGGTTTAACTGTATCATATTACTTACTGTACAATAGCTCTGTGTCCAGACCCATGGTCTGCAGTAAGCATTACATAGTGGTAAAGACAAATTTCTAGAAGTAATCATTGGTAACTgacaaaaaaagtttgttttttacataCCTACAAAGCACCAAAATAGGAGTGTTCACAAGAGTTTAACAGAGTACTGTGTCAAAAAGCTTGATGTGTTAACAAAAAGTGTAAACAGACTCTCAAATacccaagaataaaaaaaaaagcaaaaactataGCACCCCACAAGCACCATTTAGTCTAGAATAGGCAGAGATCACACCTTGCTTCATAATCTCTTTACACTTTAAAATACACATGAAGCACATTTTGGTGATATAGTTTACAAGCAGCTTTTTCTGTTACAAATGTGGCTAACCTCACATTTAGTGAGCTAAATTTAGGGACAGCACAAAGAAAATTTAAGTCCCTTTAGTTAAGCCTATTTAGACAAAAGCATCTATGAAGTTCACAAGCTGACCACTGTGCCTAACAAAACTTCTTATGTGACATTACTATTAGAGAACCAAAACAATATTTGGAGTGTTCTAGATACACAGTTACATGTTAGTCAAGACAAACATGGAGGAAAAAGTGCTCTGGAAACCACTGTTTCACAAACAGAATAGGTTTAAAACCCTTcaatatcaattttatttttctaatcccaAACTTCTACCCTATCTAGTCAAACTAGGTTTTTTTTGTCCAACAAATGCCATACAAACCTAGCTGATCAACCAAAAAACCCTTCAGATCAATAAAGCTTTAAAAGTATTGAGCAAAAGGTTTCATTTGGCAGAATAAAAAAATCAGCATAAGTTGATTATTTTGTTGAAATGCATAACACTCACCATGCACAATGAGTAACTGCAAGTGAGAATGTGTCACACACTAAGCTCATGGCTGACATTCACAAGACAAATTACTACAAATTTGTTAACTTTGCTTTTTAATCATAACCTAGAAGAAACATGCAATTATAAATGACCTCACAAAAGATAGTCATTAACTTTTGGCATAATTAGCCAAAATGCTTGGCTTCACTTTACTGAGTATTTAATTTTAGGTGCTTAATCAACAAACATGAAATCTATTACATTTCAGTAAAAATATAGGAAGTAAGAACATTCTTTTTACCCACTATCATATCAGTTCTTAATCATCTTGTCTATTGCATTTCAAAATGAATTTGGTAAATTTCTTTTAATCTAATATTTCTGAATGTCAGCCTTGAACAGATATAAGGGAATTTGGTTTCTCTCTTAACTGGTTAGTCACAATATTCAGCAACACAAACTAATatcaaaaataacaaatgtgATTTCAAATCTGAATATTAGAAGCTAAATgcaagagtcaggaaaacctgcacACACCATGCAAATGAAGGACTTACCCTTCCTTTTAGCCGGGGCCTAGGCTGCCTACCTGCTAAATTGGAAAATGACAGTtttaattcaaatgaaaaatttttgTTACAAGAACTagaatcctaatttttaaaacattatttaaatgtgGATGACATTCTTCCTTACAAgtaatcctatgattttttttgcaaGGCTTGAAATAAATTGGTCACTCCAATATCACAAGTAAAAGGCCTATACCTTTCTAAAGAAGTtagcaggaagaaagaaaaaataatttgaatttttaaaaatcaagtaaaaagaaCTTAGTAATAAGCTAGGTCTTGTCTTAAACATTCAACAAGAGTTAGAGACTTTATCACAGCAGACACCTTCCACAGACCAAGCCAAATTAATTTAATTGTAGTTTATCAGAATGCATGCTATTTTTTACAAGTCTATAGTCTTCCCCAAAATCATTACATAAACATTATgtttaaattacatttatatttatgtttaactTAAATCAGATTTGATTTCAATCACCCAAATCTGGAAACtgcttttaaatgtaaaataactgtATACCCCAAATTTCTAGCTGTGCTCTTTTCTTTTGACATTTAAATATTCACGTACCTAAGTAAAGATAACTGTTTTTACTGAACCATATGGTGTACTGGAAAAACACTGCAATTGATGGTAAACTTGTATAAGGTGTTATTGGCTAACAACCGTCTTTTTGGCAGCTTTTGACTTCATGGATCACTGATGATCTGAAATGTAGACTACGAAACTGCAGTCTTCCAGACCCAAAAATGACATTCTCTGAGAAGAAAGAGTGCACTGGATCACTGACTTAACCACTAGCCTGATACCACAATGGAAACTAAACCTGTTCTATTAATCAGTAAGAGACCAACCTGAGTACTATTCTGCATAAAGGGAGTTTTATTTTAGAgaataaaatagtgaataaaaaaaattttttaaagacaggaaaagtaaagaaagtaataaagaaaatttttaaatgagctaCAGTGACAATttcaaaaggtcaaaaattaCGTACTCAAATTTGGTATTTTAGGCTCAAATAACATTTTCTCTCAATCTGTGGCAACAGGTTAAATGAAGATTAGAAAAGTTGGGCACAGGTTAAGGCCTTACTTTaattatagtttaaaattttacttcccatttaaagaaaaaaaatacagtataTGCCTcttaaaaaagaatgatttggggagaaaaaacacATTATAATTAGCACAACAGAGAATCAAAATTGAAGGCATTATGTGTTGATTGTCACAGGCGTATTTACATTATCAAACTTTCTCTAAACTACGGCTTGCAACCTCAGAAAATGTTAAGTTCTTCAACTTTTCAAATGCCTTTGATTTTGAGTGTCAtgcaatattttttcagtttataCCAACTTGTATTCTTTCCAAAGAAATCTACTCCATGTATAGAGCATTCTCTGTATGTACATAACTAAGAAAACAGAATAACTTTTTCCCAACTGCTTTCACTAAATTAGAGTGAATTTAAGTCGATGATAGTtgccaaattttaaaagttcaaaaaaaaaaaaatgtattttatatatgtgtgaattTTTTACCAATAACCCCTATTATAAGTAAACATGGTAGTGTTGATACATATAAAGTATCTGCCATAGAAACATCCTGAAGTTATCTCACTGAAAAATTGTGCTTTCCCTTTAAATTTCAGTCTGCCTAACTATTGCACATGCTTCCTCCATAAGAGAACTAAGTGCATAGACACCAATCTTCCCTTCAAATTTAACCATGCAGGAAAAGATTAAAAGTAACATAAGAAAAGTGCAAATAAAATTGGTGCTTAAAAGCACATTCAACTGTAAGTCCTTAAGACAAAGGAACTTGGGATGTAGAAAATAGTCAAATGATGACATTTGATTTTCCTCACCACAGTAAAATCTCTCCTAAGATCTTATTTGACCTGGCTTCTCTATGATTTCAAGAAGGAAAACTATCCAAAATGCTCACATTACTTCTCTATTGTCTTTGAGTTTCCCATTCTTCGGTATTTATAAGTACAATTTATATGGGATAAAACAATCTACCAATTCAGATACAAATCTGAGTTGCCAACATACTACTTTTTTTCAAGTAATATGTTAAGACTGTATGTGTTTAGCTTCATTGAGATAGGTGTTACTGTGTACAGGAACCAAGATCTAGCATTCAATCTGAGAGCGTGGCATCCTCCGCAAACTTAGTGCATGTCGATGTATTTCTTGCATCTGTCGTATTCTGTCCTTCTGCCACATTAAATTCTGGGGCATGGGGTATCTCTGGCTACCATGCAGGCACCTGTAGGGGATTCTCACATGGCAAGCAGTTGCCCTACAACGTGGTTGTGGCATGGGAGGAAGGAGCATCCACCGCTTTCTCTCAGCACAATAACGATAGGCTTCTTTTCGATATTGCTTGTCAATATCATCACTATTTTTCCAGCCCCCAATGATGAAAACATCATCTTTGTAATAGCAAATTGCTGCTCCTTCTATGCTAAGGACTTCTGGAGGTAAGCTTTCAAGGATCTCATCAGATACTCGGCCAGAgatttttctctttgcctcttcatTATCCAGAGGATAACTCTTTGGACAGCATGAGGCTGTGTGGTAGAAGTTTGTACTGGCCACAGACATTTGGAAAAAGCAGTAATTGTCAATAAGTGGCAAGGAATCCACATCTTGCCACTGCCGTGTCTCTGTGTCATAGCGGGTAATAATGGCCCTTAATCCATCTTCACTGTCACTGTCCACAGGAGTACGGGCAGCAATGTATACAAATCTTTCTTCTATAGTGACTGCTTTGACATCACGAAGAATCTTTGGTGCTGACTCCAAGTTGTGCCATTTATCTTGGTCAGGATTATATACAGTTACATCTTTAAAACCAGGACTAAAGTTGCCATGTCCTCCAATACTATACAGTTTTCCCTTTACTTCTGTGAGGccaaaagaatgttttcttgtCATTAAATTACAAACTTGTTCCCACATATTTCTATTTGGATTATATCTTTCCACTGTTTTGGCAAATCCAGGTTCCATTGACCCAGCAACATATATGTAAGATTCTGTCACTGCAACAGCATGTCCGTCCAAGTGATTATGAATATGTGGCAAGTTTACCCATCtgtcttcatcaataaaatatcCCACACACTCACTTAAGTAGTCCCCTCCTTCTGACACACCACCAATCACCATAATCACATCCATATTCTGCCCATACCTTGGCAGTAATCCAACAGGCGACACTGAATGCTGCAGATTACCAGATTGTAAATTCTCTGCTCTTAGAGCATGGCTTTCCACAGCTTCAGAGACTAACTTGACACAAGCTTCACTAATGGATACCAGCCTTTCTGATTTTACATGCCGTGTAAGATAAGTAGGTTTCATCTGTGATAATCTAAGCAATTTAAAAAGTTCTTCAAAATATCGCTCCCTTTCTTCAGCATTTCTTTGAACCCACTTCAAAACTGTTTCAAAGAGAACCTCTTCTGAATCAACTGTAATTTCCAAGTCTGAAAGCCAGTCTCGAATGAGATGAAAAGGTAAAGTGTAGAATTCTTCATCCTGAATCACTTTATAGAAATTCCTCCTTATCATATCTGCAGCTTTCAGAGCAAGTTGACTCAGGGTGTACATATGGGCTAAACTATGGATAGCCACACAATTTGAGAGATTCAGTTTTTTCTTGAGAAATTCTCCACAAAATTCTTTTAAACGAATCAGTAAGAACCTAAAGTCAAGCACAGACAAAAGGAATGATTCAAGTTAATATTAGCATCTGTACAACATGaaattttttgtctatttcaaGCTAATTTGGTCCAAAGTTAGTTCAATTCTGGGGTCATGAAAAGATCATAAAATAACAGAAAGCATGGTCTGAGATTAGTAAAAATATTGCAACTCAAAACATTAAGTACCTTCCAAACACTGTTTAGAACCTgagggatacaaagatgaaagatATAAACCTTCTCCTTCAGTAACTTGAAATCTAATAGGTATATAAACAATGATGATACAAGTTAGACTGTAATAAGTACACAGGAAAGGGGCAGAAAAAGTGGTTTTTTGTGTGTGGGATATATGGCAATGGAGAAATGATTCCTTGGTAAATGCTTATTCCTGTATTTATcatttaatatatacattatttagCTTCTAAACaacaaatttattatattataaaatagaacTGAGTGCAGTGGAGCACATTATGCCTTCCTGCTAAGAGCCAGTGGATCCCTTGAATTTAAGAGTTCTGAACTGCATTAGGGCAGCAAGTATGGCATCAAAAAGTAATGctaagaaaaaaggccagcaggCTACCTAAAGAGGGAGAAACAAgcatataatggaaaaaatggaataatttcaTGCCTATCAATGATGTTAGTGGCCACTGCAGTGCCACCGTCCTCtcccaaataaaaatatacatagatgttccaaaagtcttaatgccAGTTACATTAAGACTTTTGTAGTATCTAATTCACAAACCTGTTCTGAATCTCAAATGGCAAAAGGGATGCAAGTCTTGCATATcataaagtactatacaaatataAGTTATATCcacaaatctaaaggaaaaaCAGATTCAATGTTATCTAAGATAAGAATTTTTATCCTAGAGCCcatgagaaattttttaaaagtccatgaACTTggtcagggaaaaaaattacaacttcATTTTTACTAAGCTTTAAACTGAATTTCAGcactttaattatttaaaaacattctgaggaaGCCATAATCTTTAACAGGTTGCCAAAGAGATCTAATCAGCCGGTCTTAAAAATGGTTAAAAATCATTTACTCACGAAACTCAGAAGAGGCTTTCGGAAGAAACAAAATCAGAGCTAACcctttgaagaaaatgaaaattttcaagaGAGGAAAAACACCGGAGGGTAAGGAAAGTCTGACGGAAGACACGATCCATGTATATTTGAGCAAAACCTCCTCCTAAAGGTTAATGCAGTAGAACATGCACTTGAGAACAGGggcttttcatctttgtattccacATGCCTACGGGTCAGTTTGGGTCACTAAAGAGCAAAGCCTGCTTTGGGACCAGAGAGATCTAGGGCACAGACTGGCTAcgagaggaaaaataaagtcaCTTGGGCGCTCAGTACTCCAGGGCTAAGCAAGTCAAAGACTACAATTGCAGACTGGAGGCAGACACACACAAGGGAAGCACTTTCTTTCCCATCAGTTCCACACCTTCggcctcctcttccccctccccccctcgaGCTCCTCTCGCCCTTTCTCAggtctccccctcccttccccattccccctcaccttttctccccccctcccctcggTCCCTCGGCCTCTGCCCTCACCTGTCGGCCAGCTCTAGAACCTCGTGGACGCTGCCGGTGCTGACGCGAATGCGGCCGGTGTACATGTACTCGATGACGGCCTCCACCGTGTCAGGCTCGGGCCCGGGCTCCGAGCTCCACTTACGCATCTCGACGCGGCCCGAGCGGGACTCGGAGAACTGGCCTGAGAGCAGGGGCGTGAAGTACTCGGTGGCGGCGGCCAGCACGGAGCGGTGGGCGCGGAACTCGCGGCCGCCGGCGCCGCCGAAGCACAGCGTGATGTCGCAGAAGAGGCCCTGGCGCCGCTGCTCGTTCTGCCGCCACGACAGCTCCGAGCAGTGCGTGCTGCACTCGAAGTCCTCCGACTCCGGGCCTGGCTCCCCGCCGACCACCTCCGCCATGGAGGCGAGCCCGGCCCCGAGCCCGGCCCCGAGCCCGGCCCCGAGCCCGGCCTCCGCAGCCACGCTGCCGCTGATGCCCATGCCTTCCACTCCCAGCCCCACGGGCCCAGCGACAGCCGGTTCCACCCCTTCCATCTCCACCACCTGAAGGGAAGCAGCAGCAGACGCAGCCATGTTGCAGCCGGTCCGCCGTTCGCTTCTAGTACGGTTCCTGCGCAACGCGCGAAGGCAACTGGGAGAACTCAGCCGGGAGCCCTGCGAATGCGCACTAGACTCCGGAGAAGGAGAAGCGGAGTTCGGAAGTCTGGGCCGAGACAGCAGATTGCGCATGTGCGAGGATAGAGGATTAAGCCGAGCCACGAGTAAGAAAGAAGCCTAGGCCCGAGAGTTTGGCGAGCTCGCGCCCTTACCTCGGGTAGAGACTGTTAGACGGTTAGGCGGGGTGCTGGGAGGGCTCGCGCATGTGCTCTGCGCTCTTTTCGCTGGCGAAAAGGAGAAATTCTGAAGCCTGGGCGGGGAAAGTCGAGTGCGCATGGGCAGGGATAACGGATTGAGATGGCTTCCAGTAGGAAAGAAGCCGAGGTTGCAGAGGCTGGCTCACGCCCCACCTAAAAATTGAGACTGTTAGATGGAGTGGGGCGAGTTGTTGCGCATGCGCCTTGCTAATTCCATCAATCTCTTGCTCCCTTGTACTCCAAAGTGGGGGTGGCTTGTTTCTTCTGACTCTGGCCTACC
The Sminthopsis crassicaudata isolate SCR6 chromosome 4, ASM4859323v1, whole genome shotgun sequence genome window above contains:
- the KLHL10 gene encoding kelch-like protein 10 isoform X3, with amino-acid sequence MEMESTAASTRFHQPHMERKMSAMTCEIFNELRLEGKLCDVVIKVNGFEFNAHKNILCSCSSYFRALFTSGWNNTEKKVYNIPGISPDMMKLIIEYAYTRTVPITPDNVEKLLAAADQFNIMGIVRGCCEFLKSELCLDNCIGICKFTDYYYCPELRQKAYMFILHNFEEMVKVSAEFLELSVTELKDIIEKDELNVKQEDAVFEAILKWISHDPQNRKQHISVLLPKVRLALMHAEYFMNNVKMNDYVKDSEECKPVIINALKAMYDLNMNGPSNSDFTNPLTRPRLPYAILFAIGGWSGGSPTNAIEAYDARADRWVNVTCEEESPRAYHGAAYLKGYVYIIGGFDSVDYFNSVKRFDPVKKTWHQVAPMHSRRCYVSVTVLSNFIYAMGGFDGYVRLNTAERYEPETNQWTLIAPMHEQRSDASATTLYGKVYICGGFNGNECLFTAEVYNTESNQWTVIAPMRSRRSGIGVIAYGEHVYAVGGFDGANRLRSAEAYSPVANTWRTIPTMFNPRSNFGIEVVDDLLFVVGGFNGFTTTFNVECYDEKTDEWYDAHDMSIYRSALSCCVVPGLANVGEYAARRDNFTGLALRDEVKYSASTSTLPV
- the KLHL10 gene encoding kelch-like protein 10 isoform X4, translating into MMKLIIEYAYTRTVPITPDNVEKLLAAADQFNIMGIVRGCCEFLKSELCLDNCIGICKFTDYYYCPELRQKAYMFILHNFEEMVKVSAEFLELSVTELKDIIEKDELNVKQEDAVFEAILKWISHDPQNRKQHISVLLPKVRLALMHAEYFMNNVKMNDYVKDSEECKPVIINALKAMYDLNMNGPSNSDFTNPLTRPRLPYAILFAIGGWSGGSPTNAIEAYDARADRWVNVTCEEESPRAYHGAAYLKGYVYIIGGFDSVDYFNSVKRFDPVKKTWHQVAPMHSRRCYVSVTVLSNFIYAMGGFDGYVRLNTAERYEPETNQWTLIAPMHEQRSDASATTLYGKVYICGGFNGNECLFTAEVYNTESNQWTVIAPMRSRRSGIGVIAYGEHVYAVGGFDGANRLRSAEAYSPVANTWRTIPTMFNPRSNFGIEVVDDLLFVVGGFNGFTTTFNVECYDEKTDEWYDAHDMSIYRSALSCCVVPGLANVGEYAARRDNFTGLALRDEVKYSASTSTLPV
- the KLHL10 gene encoding kelch-like protein 10 isoform X1 — its product is MKIILFFPQNLPLFQTCLLLSRPSRSFQSPRILELGNPVGPHLKDVVGKRRERLAIGAPPTHPRRTVPLCWSQGAMEMESTAASTRFHQPHMERKMSAMTCEIFNELRLEGKLCDVVIKVNGFEFNAHKNILCSCSSYFRALFTSGWNNTEKKVYNIPGISPDMMKLIIEYAYTRTVPITPDNVEKLLAAADQFNIMGIVRGCCEFLKSELCLDNCIGICKFTDYYYCPELRQKAYMFILHNFEEMVKVSAEFLELSVTELKDIIEKDELNVKQEDAVFEAILKWISHDPQNRKQHISVLLPKVRLALMHAEYFMNNVKMNDYVKDSEECKPVIINALKAMYDLNMNGPSNSDFTNPLTRPRLPYAILFAIGGWSGGSPTNAIEAYDARADRWVNVTCEEESPRAYHGAAYLKGYVYIIGGFDSVDYFNSVKRFDPVKKTWHQVAPMHSRRCYVSVTVLSNFIYAMGGFDGYVRLNTAERYEPETNQWTLIAPMHEQRSDASATTLYGKVYICGGFNGNECLFTAEVYNTESNQWTVIAPMRSRRSGIGVIAYGEHVYAVGGFDGANRLRSAEAYSPVANTWRTIPTMFNPRSNFGIEVVDDLLFVVGGFNGFTTTFNVECYDEKTDEWYDAHDMSIYRSALSCCVVPGLANVGEYAARRDNFTGLALRDEVKYSASTSTLPV
- the KLHL10 gene encoding kelch-like protein 10 isoform X2 — its product is MSRLVFFITDEDYIIFSPKPTPLPNLPVTLEAITILPVTQGAMEMESTAASTRFHQPHMERKMSAMTCEIFNELRLEGKLCDVVIKVNGFEFNAHKNILCSCSSYFRALFTSGWNNTEKKVYNIPGISPDMMKLIIEYAYTRTVPITPDNVEKLLAAADQFNIMGIVRGCCEFLKSELCLDNCIGICKFTDYYYCPELRQKAYMFILHNFEEMVKVSAEFLELSVTELKDIIEKDELNVKQEDAVFEAILKWISHDPQNRKQHISVLLPKVRLALMHAEYFMNNVKMNDYVKDSEECKPVIINALKAMYDLNMNGPSNSDFTNPLTRPRLPYAILFAIGGWSGGSPTNAIEAYDARADRWVNVTCEEESPRAYHGAAYLKGYVYIIGGFDSVDYFNSVKRFDPVKKTWHQVAPMHSRRCYVSVTVLSNFIYAMGGFDGYVRLNTAERYEPETNQWTLIAPMHEQRSDASATTLYGKVYICGGFNGNECLFTAEVYNTESNQWTVIAPMRSRRSGIGVIAYGEHVYAVGGFDGANRLRSAEAYSPVANTWRTIPTMFNPRSNFGIEVVDDLLFVVGGFNGFTTTFNVECYDEKTDEWYDAHDMSIYRSALSCCVVPGLANVGEYAARRDNFTGLALRDEVKYSASTSTLPV
- the KLHL11 gene encoding kelch-like protein 11; amino-acid sequence: MRNLLSRPRLPNSASPSPESSAHSQGSRLSSPSCLRALRRNRTRSERRTGCNMAASAAASLQVVEMEGVEPAVAGPVGLGVEGMGISGSVAAEAGLGAGLGAGLGAGLASMAEVVGGEPGPESEDFECSTHCSELSWRQNEQRRQGLFCDITLCFGGAGGREFRAHRSVLAAATEYFTPLLSGQFSESRSGRVEMRKWSSEPGPEPDTVEAVIEYMYTGRIRVSTGSVHEVLELADRFLLIRLKEFCGEFLKKKLNLSNCVAIHSLAHMYTLSQLALKAADMIRRNFYKVIQDEEFYTLPFHLIRDWLSDLEITVDSEEVLFETVLKWVQRNAEERERYFEELFKLLRLSQMKPTYLTRHVKSERLVSISEACVKLVSEAVESHALRAENLQSGNLQHSVSPVGLLPRYGQNMDVIMVIGGVSEGGDYLSECVGYFIDEDRWVNLPHIHNHLDGHAVAVTESYIYVAGSMEPGFAKTVERYNPNRNMWEQVCNLMTRKHSFGLTEVKGKLYSIGGHGNFSPGFKDVTVYNPDQDKWHNLESAPKILRDVKAVTIEERFVYIAARTPVDSDSEDGLRAIITRYDTETRQWQDVDSLPLIDNYCFFQMSVASTNFYHTASCCPKSYPLDNEEAKRKISGRVSDEILESLPPEVLSIEGAAICYYKDDVFIIGGWKNSDDIDKQYRKEAYRYCAERKRWMLLPPMPQPRCRATACHVRIPYRCLHGSQRYPMPQNLMWQKDRIRQMQEIHRHALSLRRMPRSQIEC